One window from the genome of Solea solea chromosome 2, fSolSol10.1, whole genome shotgun sequence encodes:
- the ttll4 gene encoding tubulin polyglutamylase TTLL4 isoform X1, whose protein sequence is MPTNQSSPWGGGKSQACSNAQSSTTTASVNTHAKALVATKMPFGQTSLQLSKDQAKPPLSNFASSTLRQTTVAPSEASVREDGGKYKSNTQSQVTAVPDGSPTLPQLTNGIQILNQALPTGLKQAGYSFMETNASSSITKRECHVGLNGPPTSAMQVDTSQQTEKVLPMSRRPAAPNDVPLGLDPLLSVCNQDLFIKGQSTLQQTDKSMFEATDCSSLPSVPPPCLTLGEHRGATLRRDAPSPVSTKLQKRSTTRETTTSRRCHSAKLAKKCSRFQNGRTILTDSRSHLQVRGRPPAVLAATVNSKPQTLASLDTSKQSQDEPESTSSIRRVAALPPPPPEVKPFPNSPMPIVLSARINASQEQQAVVIPGTLVGSVTTQISAIQLTKQGQPASMSPSSSSLSSSSPSPTEGGQGTSGQESVMQVDGVEEELPDECSEEDSDTSSINDTSSTASIGLLSGIEEPMSLGAEDAREELPALVPSLFPHVSPTLYFCTANEKVEMLPVEQRRLLKWKMSTVTPNVVKHTIARSHFRITKKSNDWLGCWGHHMRSAGFRTLAKHQKLNHFPGTFQIGRKDRLWRNLSKMQGRFGKPEFSFFPRTFILPQDIKQLRKAWENGSSRQKWIIKPPASARGTGIQVIHKWSQMPRKRPLLVQRYLHKPYLIGGNKFDLRIYVYVTCYDPLRIYIFTDGLVRFASCKYSSSMKTLSNKFIHLTNYSVNKQNSEYQSNSDDKACQGHKWALKALWQYLGSQGIDTTPIWEKIKDIVIKTVIASEPYVTSSLKTNVRSPYSCHELLGFDIMLDKDLKPWILEVNISPSLHSNSELDISIKGQMIKDLLNLAGFRIPQREDVVATCSSSASSSTSSLCGGSKERTSKPELSPDEKVKRAFYVTQRCADQGFLSTVMDILTPEDVRILAESEDEMNRLGDFERVFPSPTSSRYLRFFECPRYLNILMDQWEQKHWSNRTKGVSQLQALCEKGVHLGTSDPAHIWSKCSYISKFEPQKQNPDSQSSVVVVSQSQCSLDDTDGEVASVSSLPVSPSPGSSVASSACTSPQPSCSHSVPP, encoded by the exons ATGCCCACCAACCAGTCCTCCCCCTGGGGTGGGGGTAAGTCACAGGCCTGCTCTAATGCACAGAGTTCCACCACTACAGCTTCTGTTAATACACATGCCAAGGCACTTGTGGCCACTAAGATGCCTTTTGGTCAGACTTCTCTACAGCTTTCCAAGGACCAAGCCAAACCTCCTCTTTCAAATTTTGCCTCTTCCACCTTGAGGCAGACAACAGTTGCCCCCTCCGAGGCCTCTGTTAGGGAGGACGGGGGCAAATATAAAAGCAACACCCAGAGCCAAGTCACCGCTGTGCCAGATGGGTCTCCAACCCTGCCACAACTTACAAATGGTATTCAGATCCTAAACCAGGCACTGCCAACAGGACTGAAGCAGGCCGGCTATAGCTTCATGGAGACCAATGCCTCTTCCTCCATCACCAAGAGAGAATGCCATGTTGGGTTAAATGGTCCGCCAACAAGTGCCATGCAAGTTGATACATCACAGCAAACAGAAAAGGTTTTACCAATGAGCAGGCGCCCGGCTGCTCCAAATGATGTACCACTTGGATTGGATCCACTTTTGTCAGTTTGCAATCAAGACCTGTTCATCAAAGGACAATCTACTCTGCAGCAAACTGACAAGTCGATG TTTGAGGCTACAGACTGTTCCTCTTTGCCATCAGTGCCTCCTCCATGCCTTACTCTCGGTGAACACCGCGGGGCAACATTGAGAAGAGATGCCCCCAGCCCTGTTAGCACGAAATTACAAAAAAGAAGCACCACAAGAGAAACGACTACTTCAAGGAGGTGCCATTCAGCGAAACTAGCAAAAAAATGCAGTCGGTTTCAAAACGGCCGCACAATACTAACAGACTCACGCAGTCACCTGCAAGTAAGAGGTCGTCCTCCAGCAGTTTTGGCAGCAACTGTAAACAGCAAACCCCAGACACTCGCATCCTTAGACACAAGTAAGCAAAGTCAAGATGAGCCAGAAAGCACCTCGTCCATACGTAGAGTCGccgctcttcctcctcctcctccagaggtCAAACCTTTTCCAAACAGCCCCATGCCAATTGTGCTCAGTGCCAGGATCAATGCCTCTCAGGAGCAGCAAGCAGTTGTCATCCCAG GAACCTTGGTGGGTTCTGTGACCACCCAGATCTCCGCTATCCAACTCACCAAACAGGGGCAGCCAGCATCCATGTCGCCTTCCTCTTCgtccttgtcttcctcctccccctcgcCAACAGAGGGGGGTCAAGGGACGTCGGG aCAGGAGTCTGTTATGCAGGTGGATGGAGTTGAGGAGGAGCTTCCCGATGAGTGTAGTGAGGAAG ATTCAGACACGTCTTCCATCAATGACACTTCATCTACAGCCTCCATTGGCCTCCTCTCTGG TATCGAGGAGCCGATGTCATTGGGGGCAGAAGATGCTCGAGAGGAGCTACCGGCGCTGGTTCCCAGTTTGTTCCCCCACGTCTCTCCAACACTGTACTTCTGCACAGCAAATGAAAAAG TTGAAATGCTGCCCGTGGAGCAAAGACGACTGTTAAAATGGAAGATGAGCACAGTTACTCCGAATGTGGTCAAGCACACCATCGCCAGGTCGCACTTCAGAATCACCAAGA aaaGTAATGACTGGCTGGGTTGCTGGGGACACCACATGAGGTCTGCGGGCTTCAGGACACTTGCAAAGCACCAGAAG TTGAACCACTTCCCAGGGACGTTTCAGATTGGCAGGAAGGACCGTCTGTGGAGAAATCTGTCCAAGATGCAGGGGCGCTTTGGGAAACCGGAGTTCAGCTTCTTCCCCCGCACCTTCATCCTTCCTCAGGACATCAAGCAGCTCCGCAAAGCCTGGGAGAACGGCAGCTCCCGGCAGAAGTGGATCATCAAACCC CCTGCTTCAGCCAGAGGAACGGGGATCCAGGTCATCCATAAATGGAGCCAGATGCCCCGCAAAAGACCTTTACTGGTCCAGAG GTACCTCCACAAGCCCTACCTCATCGGTGGCAACAAGTTTGACCTGAGGATCTACGTCTATGTGACGTGCTACGACCCGCTGAGGATTTACATCTTCACTGACGGGCTGGTTCGATTCGCCAGCTGCAA gtatTCGTCTTCCATGAAGACTCTGAGCAACAAGTTCATCCACCTGACCAACTACAGCGTCAACAAGCAGAACTCTGAATACCAGAGTAACAGTGATGACAAGGCCTGCCAGGGACACAAATG ggcTTTGAAGGCCTTGTGGCAGTATCTTGGTTCCCAAGGAATCGACACCACTCCGATATGGGAGAAGATTAAGGACATTGTCATCAAAACTGTCATTGC GTCTGAACCGTACGTTACCAGCTCGCTGAAGACAAACGTCCGGTCGCCGTACAGCTGCCACGAGCTGCTCGGTTTCGACATCATGCTGGACAAGGACCTCAAACCCTGGATCCTGGAAGTGAACATATCACCAAG CCTCCATTCCAACTCAGAGCTGGACATTTCCATCAAAGGTCAGATGATCAAAGATCTCCTGAACCTGGCTGGTTTTCGTATTCCACAACGAGAAGACGTGGTTgctacctgcagcagcagcgcctCTAGCTCCACCAGCAG tcTGTGTGGAGGGAGCAAGGAGAGAACCAGCAAACCAGAACTGTCCCCCGACGAGAAGGTTAAACGGGCTTTTTACGTCACGCAGCGCTGCGCTGAccag gGCTTCCTCTCCACAGTGATGGACATTCTGACTCCAGAGGATGTCCGTATACTCGCAGAAAGCGAAGATGAGATGAACCGCCTGGGAGACTTTGAGCGAGTTTTCCCATCGCCAACGTCGTCCCGCTACCTCCGCTTCTTCGAGTGTCCGAGATACCTCAACATCCTGATGGATCAGTGGGAACAGAAACACTGGAGCAACAGAacaaaag GTGTGAGTCAGCTGCAGGCTCTCTGTGAGAAAGGCGTCCATTTGGGAACCAGCGATCCTGCTCATATC tggtcCAAGTGTAGCTACATTTCCAAGTTTGAACCCCAGAAGCAAAACCCTGATAGTCAgtccag CGTGGTGGTGGTGAGTCAAAGTCAGTGCTCCCTTGACGACACCGATGGGGAAGTTGCTTCCGTCTCCAGCCTGCCTGTCTCGCCAAGTCCTGGGTCCAGTGTTGCCAGCAGTGCCTGCACAAGTCCTCAGCCCAGCTGCAGCCACAGTGTGCCGCCCTAA
- the ttll4 gene encoding tubulin polyglutamylase TTLL4 isoform X2, producing MPTNQSSPWGGGKSQACSNAQSSTTTASVNTHAKALVATKMPFGQTSLQLSKDQAKPPLSNFASSTLRQTTVAPSEASVREDGGKYKSNTQSQVTAVPDGSPTLPQLTNGIQILNQALPTGLKQAGYSFMETNASSSITKRECHVGLNGPPTSAMQVDTSQQTEKVLPMSRRPAAPNDVPLGLDPLLSVCNQDLFIKGQSTLQQTDKSMFEATDCSSLPSVPPPCLTLGEHRGATLRRDAPSPVSTKLQKRSTTRETTTSRRCHSAKLAKKCSRFQNGRTILTDSRSHLQVRGRPPAVLAATVNSKPQTLASLDTSKQSQDEPESTSSIRRVAALPPPPPEVKPFPNSPMPIVLSARINASQEQQAVVIPGTLVGSVTTQISAIQLTKQGQPASMSPSSSSLSSSSPSPTEGGQGTSGQESVMQVDGVEEELPDECSEEDSDTSSINDTSSTASIGLLSGIEEPMSLGAEDAREELPALVPSLFPHVSPTLYFCTANEKVEMLPVEQRRLLKWKMSTVTPNVVKHTIARSHFRITKKSNDWLGCWGHHMRSAGFRTLAKHQKLNHFPGTFQIGRKDRLWRNLSKMQGRFGKPEFSFFPRTFILPQDIKQLRKAWENGSSRQKWIIKPPASARGTGIQVIHKWSQMPRKRPLLVQRYLHKPYLIGGNKFDLRIYVYVTCYDPLRIYIFTDGLVRFASCKYSSSMKTLSNKFIHLTNYSVNKQNSEYQSNSDDKACQGHKWALKALWQYLGSQGIDTTPIWEKIKDIVIKTVIASEPYVTSSLKTNVRSPYSCHELLGFDIMLDKDLKPWILEVNISPSLHSNSELDISIKGQMIKDLLNLAGFRIPQREDVVATCSSSASSSTSSLCGGSKERTSKPELSPDEKVKRAFYVTQRCADQGFLSTVMDILTPEDVRILAESEDEMNRLGDFERVFPSPTSSRYLRFFECPRYLNILMDQWEQKHWSNRTKGVSQLQALCEKGVHLGTSDPAHIRGGGESKSVLP from the exons ATGCCCACCAACCAGTCCTCCCCCTGGGGTGGGGGTAAGTCACAGGCCTGCTCTAATGCACAGAGTTCCACCACTACAGCTTCTGTTAATACACATGCCAAGGCACTTGTGGCCACTAAGATGCCTTTTGGTCAGACTTCTCTACAGCTTTCCAAGGACCAAGCCAAACCTCCTCTTTCAAATTTTGCCTCTTCCACCTTGAGGCAGACAACAGTTGCCCCCTCCGAGGCCTCTGTTAGGGAGGACGGGGGCAAATATAAAAGCAACACCCAGAGCCAAGTCACCGCTGTGCCAGATGGGTCTCCAACCCTGCCACAACTTACAAATGGTATTCAGATCCTAAACCAGGCACTGCCAACAGGACTGAAGCAGGCCGGCTATAGCTTCATGGAGACCAATGCCTCTTCCTCCATCACCAAGAGAGAATGCCATGTTGGGTTAAATGGTCCGCCAACAAGTGCCATGCAAGTTGATACATCACAGCAAACAGAAAAGGTTTTACCAATGAGCAGGCGCCCGGCTGCTCCAAATGATGTACCACTTGGATTGGATCCACTTTTGTCAGTTTGCAATCAAGACCTGTTCATCAAAGGACAATCTACTCTGCAGCAAACTGACAAGTCGATG TTTGAGGCTACAGACTGTTCCTCTTTGCCATCAGTGCCTCCTCCATGCCTTACTCTCGGTGAACACCGCGGGGCAACATTGAGAAGAGATGCCCCCAGCCCTGTTAGCACGAAATTACAAAAAAGAAGCACCACAAGAGAAACGACTACTTCAAGGAGGTGCCATTCAGCGAAACTAGCAAAAAAATGCAGTCGGTTTCAAAACGGCCGCACAATACTAACAGACTCACGCAGTCACCTGCAAGTAAGAGGTCGTCCTCCAGCAGTTTTGGCAGCAACTGTAAACAGCAAACCCCAGACACTCGCATCCTTAGACACAAGTAAGCAAAGTCAAGATGAGCCAGAAAGCACCTCGTCCATACGTAGAGTCGccgctcttcctcctcctcctccagaggtCAAACCTTTTCCAAACAGCCCCATGCCAATTGTGCTCAGTGCCAGGATCAATGCCTCTCAGGAGCAGCAAGCAGTTGTCATCCCAG GAACCTTGGTGGGTTCTGTGACCACCCAGATCTCCGCTATCCAACTCACCAAACAGGGGCAGCCAGCATCCATGTCGCCTTCCTCTTCgtccttgtcttcctcctccccctcgcCAACAGAGGGGGGTCAAGGGACGTCGGG aCAGGAGTCTGTTATGCAGGTGGATGGAGTTGAGGAGGAGCTTCCCGATGAGTGTAGTGAGGAAG ATTCAGACACGTCTTCCATCAATGACACTTCATCTACAGCCTCCATTGGCCTCCTCTCTGG TATCGAGGAGCCGATGTCATTGGGGGCAGAAGATGCTCGAGAGGAGCTACCGGCGCTGGTTCCCAGTTTGTTCCCCCACGTCTCTCCAACACTGTACTTCTGCACAGCAAATGAAAAAG TTGAAATGCTGCCCGTGGAGCAAAGACGACTGTTAAAATGGAAGATGAGCACAGTTACTCCGAATGTGGTCAAGCACACCATCGCCAGGTCGCACTTCAGAATCACCAAGA aaaGTAATGACTGGCTGGGTTGCTGGGGACACCACATGAGGTCTGCGGGCTTCAGGACACTTGCAAAGCACCAGAAG TTGAACCACTTCCCAGGGACGTTTCAGATTGGCAGGAAGGACCGTCTGTGGAGAAATCTGTCCAAGATGCAGGGGCGCTTTGGGAAACCGGAGTTCAGCTTCTTCCCCCGCACCTTCATCCTTCCTCAGGACATCAAGCAGCTCCGCAAAGCCTGGGAGAACGGCAGCTCCCGGCAGAAGTGGATCATCAAACCC CCTGCTTCAGCCAGAGGAACGGGGATCCAGGTCATCCATAAATGGAGCCAGATGCCCCGCAAAAGACCTTTACTGGTCCAGAG GTACCTCCACAAGCCCTACCTCATCGGTGGCAACAAGTTTGACCTGAGGATCTACGTCTATGTGACGTGCTACGACCCGCTGAGGATTTACATCTTCACTGACGGGCTGGTTCGATTCGCCAGCTGCAA gtatTCGTCTTCCATGAAGACTCTGAGCAACAAGTTCATCCACCTGACCAACTACAGCGTCAACAAGCAGAACTCTGAATACCAGAGTAACAGTGATGACAAGGCCTGCCAGGGACACAAATG ggcTTTGAAGGCCTTGTGGCAGTATCTTGGTTCCCAAGGAATCGACACCACTCCGATATGGGAGAAGATTAAGGACATTGTCATCAAAACTGTCATTGC GTCTGAACCGTACGTTACCAGCTCGCTGAAGACAAACGTCCGGTCGCCGTACAGCTGCCACGAGCTGCTCGGTTTCGACATCATGCTGGACAAGGACCTCAAACCCTGGATCCTGGAAGTGAACATATCACCAAG CCTCCATTCCAACTCAGAGCTGGACATTTCCATCAAAGGTCAGATGATCAAAGATCTCCTGAACCTGGCTGGTTTTCGTATTCCACAACGAGAAGACGTGGTTgctacctgcagcagcagcgcctCTAGCTCCACCAGCAG tcTGTGTGGAGGGAGCAAGGAGAGAACCAGCAAACCAGAACTGTCCCCCGACGAGAAGGTTAAACGGGCTTTTTACGTCACGCAGCGCTGCGCTGAccag gGCTTCCTCTCCACAGTGATGGACATTCTGACTCCAGAGGATGTCCGTATACTCGCAGAAAGCGAAGATGAGATGAACCGCCTGGGAGACTTTGAGCGAGTTTTCCCATCGCCAACGTCGTCCCGCTACCTCCGCTTCTTCGAGTGTCCGAGATACCTCAACATCCTGATGGATCAGTGGGAACAGAAACACTGGAGCAACAGAacaaaag GTGTGAGTCAGCTGCAGGCTCTCTGTGAGAAAGGCGTCCATTTGGGAACCAGCGATCCTGCTCATATC CGTGGTGGTGGTGAGTCAAAGTCAGTGCTCCCTTGA
- the si:ch211-67e16.11 gene encoding uncharacterized protein si:ch211-67e16.11 — MRLLLLLAAPLTIFILHSSVVASAGSMTSGRLERWVRSGLQSLQWDQLERCLRVPSLSEAECRQLAHLPLSAVAVYVSEPQSAAGNSAKVLAILPDSSGGTVNSKLRGGYGVSPLLNRGDGPRRHQQPLTGSTAHDAVLVLDPSPGENFGHPVFLFYVDVNVTKKRCSHLDGIYLGEECLTLALKGRCQNQLKRWQAGPERLMSNGWLAGGALRGGTITTSGGGGRLVERTIGGLCEVHFLPLVVGVGDSNRTQRLRCVEHTEFARCPQPLPMGSPSLPDSSCELNKNTRRCHQQPLATHLSCRLYQTCDHAVLISGGWRQQMTFQRHVQNLQRFYRMLRNNGFHKDHIKTFFASSGQLPEDLEGVYSATEKAVIRNHVSYICRKQHCADTLVLYLNSPTRNDGTMLLWDTNLNGIADLKERYSVNELLADLAGCRATRVLLFVDQSYSGVLSKRLRGSQKHRNVVLIQKQPRQSHQNQRTTLGSEDSSWSFISPAVCLLDHLGKDAGTVHLLEPWTGLLNVTLAGAPCNATPPLTDREMRREYQGCQNLPTALWHQKHNRRTN; from the exons ATGAGGCTCCTGCTGCTTCTTGCTGCTCCACTCACCATCTTCATCCTCCACTCTTCAGTGGTGGCCTCTGCTGGCAGCATGACCTCAGGCCGACTGGAGCGCTGGGTGCGCTCGGGCCTCCAGTCCCTGCAGTGGGACCAGCTGGAGCGGTGCCTCCGCGTGCCCTCCCTCTCTGAAGCAGAGTGCAGGCAGCTCGCCCACCTGCCGCTGTCTGCTGTGGCCGTTTACGTGTCTGAGCCACAGAGCGCTGCAG GTAACTCCGCTAAAGTTCTGGCCATCCTGCCGGACTCCTCGGGTGGCACAGTGAACTCCAAACTAAGGGGAGGCTACGGCGTCAGCCCACTGCTGAATAGAGGAGACGGCCCACGAAGACACCAGCAGCCTTTGACTGGTTCCACGGCCCACGACGCTGTGCTGGTGCTGGATCCGAGCCCCGGGGAAAACTTTGGACACCCAGTATTTCTCTTCTACGTGGATGTGAATGTGACAAAGAAGAGGTGTTCCCATCTGGATGGCATTTACCTGG GTGAGGAGTGTTTGACTCTGGCTTTGAAGGGTCGTTGCCAGAACCAGCTGAAACGTTGGCAAGCAGGGCCAGAGAGGCTTATGAGTAATGGTTGGCTGGCAGGTGGGGCACTGCGAGGCGGCACCATTACAACTAGCGGAGGTGGAGGCCGCTTGGTAGAACGGACTATCGGAGGGCTCTGTGAAGTCCACTTCCTCCCACTGGTGGTTGGAGTTGGAGACAGCAACCGGACACAGAGACTCAGATGTGTTG AGCACACAGAGTTCGCAAGGTGTCCTCAACCGCTACCCATGGGCTCTCCCAGTTTGCCCGACTCTAGCTGTGAGCTGAATAAAAACACCAGACGCTGCCACCAGCAGCCACTGGCCACTCACCTGTCCTGTCGCCTCTACCAGACCTGTGACCACGCTGTGCTCATTTCAG GTGGCTGGCGGCAGCAGATGACGTTCCAGCGCCACGTTCAGAATCTCCAGAGGTTTTACAGAATGCTCCGGAACAATGGCTTTCACAAAGATCACATCAAGACCTTCTTTGCCAGTAGTGGACAGCTTCCTG AGGACTTAGAGGGTGTTTACTCGGCGACGGAGAAAGCGGTGATCCGTAACCACGTGTCCTACATCTGCAGGAAGCAGCACTGCGCCGACACGCTGGTTCTCTACCTGAACTCACCGACGCGCAACGACGGCACCATGCTGCTGTGGGACACCAACCTCAATGGCATC GCTGATCTCAAAGAGCGATACTCAGTCAACGAACTGCTAGCCGACCTAGCCGGCTGCAGAGCGACTCGTGTTCTGCTCTTCGTGGATCAGAGCTACAGCGGCGTTCTCTCGAAGAGGCTACGCGGATCCCAGAAACACCGGAACGTGGTCCTGATCCAAAAGCAGCCACGACAGAGTCACCAGAACCAGAGGACGACCCTGGGCTCGGAGGACAGCAGCTGGTCCTTCATCAGCCCTGCCGTCTGCCTACTGGACCACCTCGGCAAG GACGCAGGGACAGTTCACCTGCTGGAGCCATGGACGGGCCTTCTAAACGTGACATTGGCGGGGGCCCCCTGCAACGCCACGCCGCCTCTGACCGACAGGGAGATGCGGCGAGAGTACCAGGGCTGCCAGAACCTGCCAACCGCGCTCTGGCACCAGAAACACAACAGGAGGACCAActga